A part of Cannabis sativa cultivar Pink pepper isolate KNU-18-1 chromosome 6, ASM2916894v1, whole genome shotgun sequence genomic DNA contains:
- the LOC115724810 gene encoding uncharacterized protein LOC115724810 yields the protein MRPSFTVALLLILSLTLSEQAQGIRLGKWDFMSSLLGANKEEHKPIIDHEKEIITSSSNKAVKNNDKDEEGNNIMCKDGECSGNSRKLFSTTTVTTPPSSTSTTTSKNNNEKNGGREEEKYSSHNNNNNNVNSLKTTITTSDIDDDQHPDQYEPYSEAVDLAEMDYSPARRKTPIHN from the exons ATGAGGCCATCTTTCACAGTCGCTCTTCTTCTAATTTTGTCTCTTACACTTTCAGAGCAAGCTCAAG ggATTCGTTTGGGAAAATGGGACTTCATGTCATCACTGCTTGGAGCTAATAAAGAAGAACATAAACCAATAATCGATCat gAGAAGGAAATTATTACTTCATCAAGTAATAAAGCTGTAAAGAACAATGATAAAGATGAAGAGGGTAATAATATTATGTGCAAAGATGGAGAATGTTCAG GAAATAGTAGAAAACTTTTCAGTACTACTACTGTGACTACACCACCCTCTTCCACTAGTACCACCACTTCTAAG aaTAATAATGAGAAGAATGGTGgtagagaagaagagaaatattcaagtcataataataataataataatgttaattCGTTAAAGACTACTATTACTACTTCTGATATTGATGATGATCAACACCCAGATCAGTACGAGCCATATTCTGAAGCTGTAGACCTTGCTGAGATGGACTATTCTCCAGCTAGGAGAAAAACCCCTAttcacaattaa